A single region of the Thioalkalivibrio nitratireducens DSM 14787 genome encodes:
- a CDS encoding HEAT repeat domain-containing protein: MAQTNPTDDAPPAHALLLVAPGCPHCATMLDGLGTLVKEGTLARLEVVNIAAAPSVAAELSVRSVPWARVGAFDLAGLHTLEELRHWTRLAGEENGMTLYLADLLATGRRSQVAERVRQDPALLQRLVDLLGDDDTGLSVRIGVMATFEELQDSGMLDGLAESLAPLTRHPEPRVRADGCHALALTGSTDAIGWVESCTNDPDPEVRETAADALEMLAKARPARETR, encoded by the coding sequence ATGGCCCAGACCAACCCAACCGACGACGCCCCCCCGGCACATGCGCTGCTGCTGGTGGCGCCCGGGTGCCCGCACTGCGCCACGATGCTCGACGGGCTGGGCACACTGGTCAAGGAAGGCACGCTGGCCCGCCTCGAGGTCGTGAACATCGCCGCCGCACCGTCGGTCGCGGCCGAGTTGTCGGTACGCTCGGTTCCATGGGCACGCGTCGGAGCCTTCGACCTGGCGGGGCTCCACACGCTGGAAGAACTCCGACACTGGACACGGCTGGCGGGCGAGGAAAACGGCATGACGCTGTACCTTGCCGACCTGCTCGCGACCGGGCGCCGGTCCCAGGTGGCAGAACGCGTTCGACAGGATCCCGCATTGCTGCAACGACTGGTGGACCTTCTCGGCGACGATGACACCGGGCTCAGTGTCCGGATCGGAGTGATGGCAACCTTCGAGGAGCTGCAGGATTCGGGCATGCTGGATGGACTGGCGGAGTCGCTCGCCCCGCTCACCCGGCATCCGGAGCCCCGAGTACGCGCCGATGGCTGCCATGCCCTGGCCCTGACCGGTTCGACCGATGCGATCGGGTGGGTCGAATCCTGCACGAACGACCCGGATCCCGAGGTGCGCGAGACCGCGGCCGACGCGCTCGAAATGCTGGCCAAGGCCCGACCGGCGCGGGAAACACGTTAA
- the lpxA gene encoding acyl-ACP--UDP-N-acetylglucosamine O-acyltransferase, with protein MIDPRADVHPSAEIDSSAHVGAFSVIGANVRIGADTWIGPHVVIQGPTEIGRENRIYQFASVGEAPQDRSYRGEPTRLVIGDRNVIRECATLSRGTEKGRGETVIGHDNLIMAYVHIAHDCIIGNGIIFSNAASLAGHVEVQDGCTLGGFTLVHQFCRVGMHAFTSMGAALNRDLPPYCLASGNYARLIGINKVGLRRKGFPEEGIQALHRAFAEVLRGRSDRKARVASLLAETDVAEVRRLLEFIQTSTRGILRAGRS; from the coding sequence ATGATCGACCCGCGCGCCGACGTCCACCCGAGCGCGGAGATCGACTCTTCGGCGCATGTCGGGGCCTTCTCGGTGATCGGCGCGAATGTACGAATCGGGGCCGATACCTGGATCGGTCCTCATGTGGTGATACAGGGTCCGACGGAGATCGGGCGCGAAAACCGCATCTACCAGTTCGCCTCCGTCGGCGAGGCACCCCAGGATCGCAGCTACCGTGGCGAGCCGACACGCCTGGTGATCGGGGACCGGAACGTGATCCGGGAATGCGCGACGCTGAGCCGCGGCACCGAGAAGGGCCGCGGGGAGACGGTCATCGGTCACGACAACCTGATCATGGCCTATGTGCACATCGCCCATGACTGCATCATCGGCAACGGCATCATCTTCTCGAACGCGGCCTCGCTCGCCGGCCACGTTGAGGTCCAGGACGGCTGCACGCTGGGCGGGTTCACCCTGGTGCACCAGTTCTGCCGTGTCGGAATGCATGCATTCACCAGCATGGGGGCCGCGCTGAACCGCGATCTTCCGCCGTACTGCCTCGCCAGTGGCAATTACGCCCGGCTGATCGGCATCAACAAGGTGGGGCTGCGCCGCAAGGGTTTCCCGGAGGAGGGCATTCAGGCGCTGCACCGGGCGTTCGCCGAGGTTCTACGGGGGCGCAGCGATCGCAAGGCCCGAGTCGCGAGCCTGCTGGCCGAGACCGACGTGGCCGAGGTCAGGCGACTGCTGGAATTCATTCAGACCAGCACGCGGGGCATCCTGCGTGCAGGGCGCAGCTGA
- the fabZ gene encoding 3-hydroxyacyl-ACP dehydratase FabZ yields MDGLSILEVMRYLPHRYPFLLVDRVTDYQPGRYLTAIKNVSFNEPFFQGHFPIKPVMPGVLILEALAQATGLLAFKTEEHRGVNQDKQQLYLFVGIDQARFRRQVEPGDQLLLRVEHVRTVRGIWRFTAEAHVGEDLCASADLMCAGKDIDA; encoded by the coding sequence GTGGACGGTCTGAGCATTCTTGAGGTGATGCGCTATCTTCCGCATCGGTATCCTTTCCTCCTCGTGGACCGGGTGACCGATTACCAACCGGGGCGCTACCTGACGGCGATCAAGAACGTCAGCTTCAACGAGCCCTTCTTTCAGGGGCATTTCCCGATCAAGCCGGTGATGCCCGGCGTGCTGATTCTCGAGGCTCTGGCGCAGGCGACGGGACTGCTGGCCTTCAAGACCGAGGAACACCGGGGGGTCAACCAGGATAAGCAGCAGTTGTACCTGTTCGTAGGTATCGACCAGGCGCGGTTCCGCCGCCAGGTCGAACCCGGCGACCAGCTGCTGCTGCGGGTGGAGCACGTGCGTACCGTGCGCGGCATCTGGCGTTTCACTGCCGAGGCGCATGTGGGCGAAGATCTCTGTGCATCCGCCGACCTGATGTGTGCAGGGAAGGACATCGACGCATGA
- the lpxD gene encoding UDP-3-O-(3-hydroxymyristoyl)glucosamine N-acyltransferase, producing the protein MTSSPRCSVAGDRGLAALELGDLLDGRVLGSPERRGFRLAPLDRAGDGDISYATARHHIAALNAAGGIVLLRDGLVAPAELDTSCRSFVLVANPHAAFARLSTLLYRKRPVHSGVEAGARVHPEAVVDPSARVCAGASIGAGSRIGARVHVGAGTVIGDDAEVGADGYIYANCSILDGVRIGSGVIIQPGAVIGADGFGFAADQGEWIKVEQLGTVIIGDGVEIGANTTIDRGALDDTVIGSGVKIDNLVHIAHNVRIGDHTAIAGCAGIAGSAHIGKHCAIGGGAGILGHLQIADHVTIHAMTLVTRSIPRSGHYASGVPHQEARVWNFSLAALRRLGRRQRQ; encoded by the coding sequence ATGACATCATCGCCGCGATGCAGCGTCGCCGGTGACCGCGGCCTTGCCGCACTGGAGCTGGGCGATCTTCTTGACGGACGGGTCCTCGGGTCCCCGGAGCGCCGCGGCTTTCGCCTGGCGCCGCTGGATCGGGCGGGTGACGGTGATATTTCCTATGCAACCGCCCGGCACCACATCGCGGCACTGAATGCGGCGGGAGGAATCGTCCTGCTGCGCGACGGCCTGGTCGCACCGGCGGAACTGGATACCTCCTGCCGCAGCTTTGTGCTGGTCGCCAATCCGCATGCCGCCTTCGCCCGGCTGAGCACGCTGCTGTACCGAAAGCGCCCGGTGCATTCGGGCGTGGAGGCCGGTGCGCGGGTCCACCCGGAGGCGGTCGTGGACCCGTCGGCCCGGGTCTGTGCCGGGGCCAGCATCGGCGCCGGTTCCCGCATCGGTGCCCGTGTCCATGTCGGTGCGGGCACCGTCATTGGCGACGATGCCGAAGTGGGAGCCGACGGGTACATTTATGCCAACTGTTCGATCCTGGACGGTGTCCGGATCGGATCCGGCGTAATCATCCAGCCGGGGGCGGTGATCGGTGCGGACGGCTTCGGATTCGCCGCGGATCAGGGAGAATGGATCAAGGTCGAGCAGCTGGGCACCGTGATCATCGGTGACGGGGTGGAGATCGGGGCCAACACCACCATCGATCGCGGGGCGCTGGACGATACCGTGATCGGCAGCGGTGTCAAGATTGATAATCTGGTCCATATCGCCCATAACGTACGCATTGGGGACCATACCGCGATCGCGGGCTGTGCCGGGATCGCGGGAAGCGCGCATATCGGGAAGCACTGCGCGATCGGTGGGGGAGCCGGTATACTCGGGCATCTCCAGATTGCCGACCACGTGACCATCCATGCGATGACGCTGGTGACGCGGTCGATCCCCCGCTCCGGGCACTATGCCTCGGGCGTGCCGCATCAGGAGGCCCGGGTCTGGAATTTCAGTCTGGCCGCACTCCGGAGGCTGGGTCGCCGCCAACGGCAGTGA
- a CDS encoding OmpH family outer membrane protein — translation MKTWTAIVASALVYGAVLWPGVLVAQNVAFVTMNRILEDSPQAAQAMRELEREFSPRDSQLVAEREELQKLRDRLEREGELMTANQRADLEREFTARSREFRRAQESFTEDLNVRRNEELAKLQRMINDAIIDLARERDIDLILTERNVLYSSERIDITDDIIAAMQRRR, via the coding sequence ATGAAGACTTGGACCGCCATCGTCGCCAGCGCGCTGGTCTACGGCGCGGTGTTGTGGCCGGGGGTGCTGGTGGCACAGAACGTGGCGTTCGTCACGATGAACCGGATCCTGGAAGATTCGCCTCAGGCGGCCCAGGCCATGCGCGAACTCGAACGCGAGTTCTCACCGCGTGATTCGCAACTGGTCGCCGAGCGCGAGGAGCTCCAGAAGCTGCGGGATCGGCTCGAGCGCGAAGGCGAGTTGATGACCGCGAACCAGCGAGCGGACCTGGAGCGCGAGTTCACTGCACGCTCGCGCGAATTCCGCCGGGCGCAGGAAAGCTTTACCGAAGACCTGAACGTCCGGCGCAACGAGGAACTGGCGAAGCTCCAGCGAATGATCAACGATGCGATCATCGATTTGGCCCGGGAACGGGACATCGACCTGATCCTCACCGAACGCAACGTGCTGTATTCCAGTGAACGTATCGACATAACCGATGACATCATCGCCGCGATGCAGCGTCGCCGGTGA
- the bamA gene encoding outer membrane protein assembly factor BamA has translation MTRHLLQTLTLCGLLLASGMAWAPTYVIEDIEIEGLERITAGTTLTYLPVQVGDVFDDARSPEVIRALFQTGFFSDVEVARRGDVLVVIVQERPAINDIRFSGNRDIPTDALTDALQGVGLQRGRVFNRTILDRIENELRQQYLARGRYNVQIDIEITELPRNRVDVEITIAEGQVARIREVNVVGNETFDDRALTRRFESGVPRWWAFLSRRDHYSRQKLSGDLEQLRSHYLDEGFLNFDIDSTQVTLTPDRKDIYITINIDEGEQYRIGSVDLAGDLIVPAEELRELIEVQPGEVFSRREVVESAERISRRLTTDGFAFANVNPIPEVDEDTREIALTFFVDPGPRVYVRRISITGNSRTLETVYRRELRQMEGAWFNGDQVDRSRVRVQRLPFVERVNIETRRVAGSDDEVDLEIAVVERMSGALSLGAGFSQNQGLLLTGSLTQDNFLGSGNRVSISLSRSDVSQLVNFSVLNPHYTIHGASRGFSVFYQELDAEEADISRFATNRLGANVTYGIPLSEFGTVTIRPQLEDVEIVTVASTPGEILDFIDREGDRYNLFSTEVSYTHDTRDSVIFAASGRRHRVGAELVLPGSDLQYYRLNYSGQEIFKLSDTYSLSLSAGVGYGDGYGGTDGLPFFEHYFGGGIRSVRGFKDNSLGPRDSNDEPFGGSFRTTGSVELYFPLPFAADNDAVRMSSFVDAGQVFERVSDFEPDELRVSAGLAMTWMSPVGPLTLSYGVPLREKSGDETQSVQFLLGAAF, from the coding sequence ATGACGCGACACCTATTGCAGACCTTGACGCTGTGCGGACTGCTGCTGGCTTCCGGGATGGCCTGGGCGCCGACCTACGTGATCGAGGACATCGAGATCGAGGGGCTCGAGCGCATCACCGCTGGAACGACGTTGACCTACCTGCCCGTTCAGGTCGGCGACGTGTTCGACGATGCGCGCAGCCCCGAAGTGATCCGCGCGCTGTTCCAGACCGGTTTTTTCAGCGACGTGGAGGTGGCGCGGCGCGGCGACGTGCTGGTCGTGATCGTGCAGGAGCGACCGGCGATCAACGACATCCGGTTCTCGGGCAACCGCGACATCCCGACCGATGCGCTGACCGACGCCCTGCAGGGGGTCGGTCTGCAGCGCGGGCGGGTATTCAACCGCACCATCCTCGACCGCATCGAGAACGAGTTGCGGCAGCAGTACCTCGCGCGCGGGCGCTACAACGTACAGATCGACATCGAGATCACCGAGCTGCCGCGCAACCGGGTCGACGTGGAGATCACGATCGCGGAAGGCCAGGTGGCCCGGATCCGCGAAGTGAACGTCGTGGGCAATGAGACCTTTGACGATCGCGCCTTGACCCGGCGGTTCGAGTCCGGTGTCCCGCGCTGGTGGGCTTTTCTGAGCCGGCGTGACCACTATTCCCGCCAGAAGCTCTCCGGCGATCTGGAACAGCTGCGCTCGCATTATCTCGATGAAGGGTTCCTGAATTTCGATATCGATTCCACCCAGGTGACGCTGACCCCCGACCGCAAGGATATCTACATCACGATCAACATCGACGAGGGCGAGCAGTACCGGATCGGATCGGTGGATCTCGCGGGCGATCTGATCGTGCCGGCCGAGGAGCTGCGCGAACTGATCGAGGTACAGCCCGGTGAGGTGTTCTCCCGCCGCGAGGTGGTGGAATCCGCCGAGCGCATCTCCCGCCGTCTGACCACGGACGGGTTCGCGTTTGCCAACGTGAATCCGATCCCGGAGGTTGACGAGGACACCCGGGAAATCGCATTGACCTTTTTCGTCGACCCGGGGCCGCGTGTATACGTGCGCCGGATCAGCATCACCGGTAACAGCCGGACCCTGGAGACCGTGTACCGTCGCGAGCTGCGCCAGATGGAGGGAGCCTGGTTCAATGGCGACCAGGTCGACCGATCGCGGGTCCGTGTGCAGCGTCTCCCGTTCGTCGAGAGGGTGAACATCGAGACGCGCCGAGTCGCCGGGAGCGACGACGAGGTCGATCTCGAGATTGCGGTGGTCGAACGGATGTCCGGGGCCCTGTCGCTCGGAGCGGGGTTCTCCCAGAACCAGGGGCTCTTGCTCACCGGCAGCCTGACCCAGGATAATTTCCTGGGCAGTGGCAACCGGGTCTCGATCTCGCTCAGCCGCAGCGATGTCTCGCAGCTGGTGAACTTCAGCGTGCTGAACCCGCATTACACGATCCACGGTGCGAGCCGCGGGTTCTCGGTCTTCTACCAGGAGCTCGACGCGGAAGAAGCCGATATTTCGCGTTTTGCGACCAACCGGCTCGGGGCGAACGTGACCTACGGCATCCCGCTGTCCGAGTTCGGGACCGTGACCATCCGACCGCAGTTGGAGGATGTCGAGATCGTCACGGTTGCGAGTACCCCGGGGGAGATCCTCGATTTCATCGACCGCGAGGGCGACCGCTACAACCTGTTCTCGACCGAGGTGTCCTATACCCACGATACGCGGGACAGCGTGATCTTCGCGGCTTCCGGTCGGCGGCACCGCGTCGGTGCCGAACTGGTCCTCCCCGGGAGTGACCTGCAGTATTACCGCTTGAACTATTCGGGTCAGGAAATCTTCAAGCTCTCCGATACCTACTCGCTCAGTCTGTCGGCGGGCGTCGGCTATGGTGACGGCTACGGCGGTACGGATGGGCTGCCTTTCTTCGAACACTACTTCGGTGGCGGTATCCGCTCGGTGCGGGGCTTCAAGGACAATAGCCTCGGACCGCGTGACAGCAACGACGAGCCCTTCGGAGGCAGCTTCCGCACCACCGGTTCCGTCGAGTTGTATTTCCCGCTGCCGTTTGCCGCGGACAACGACGCGGTGCGCATGAGCTCCTTTGTCGATGCCGGACAGGTATTCGAGCGCGTCAGCGACTTCGAGCCTGACGAACTTCGGGTGTCTGCCGGTCTGGCGATGACCTGGATGTCTCCGGTGGGCCCGCTGACGCTGAGCTACGGTGTGCCGCTGCGCGAGAAGAGCGGCGATGAAACGCAGAGCGTGCAGTTCTTGCTCGGGGCTGCGTTCTAG